The Phlebotomus papatasi isolate M1 chromosome 3, Ppap_2.1, whole genome shotgun sequence genomic sequence AAAGCAGGAAAAATCTGAGGAAGTTCTACCAGCTCCTAGAAAACGTAAGTTTTGACTTCTTTGACAATTCTGTCTTATTTGACTATTGACATTGACTCTTGAAACGTTTATTTTCAACGCACCTTTGacgcatttgaaaaattttgataagtccgaaattgaatttgtcatGTGAAGAATATAAATTAGTGAgtggataaataattttgtgaagcacttttgtgtttttttctttcttgatGTCCATTCAGCTGTACCAGGAGTCAATTAGAACGAAGTCGATAAGACAAAGTCTGTACGTAGCAGAAATCAAGAGATACTGCTTTCCATGTTACAgtatttctctttaatttcaGATACTGATATTGAAAAGACTAATTCAAccaggaagaagaagaagctaTTTGTGGTGTCTTACTGTGAGGAAAAATCGTATTTATCCGTTCCATATGCTGGAACAGATTTAGAATACGATGATTTCGTCCAAAGTGGTAAGTAACTTGTTATTAGGTAGTGATATTCAAGATATTTATTAACGCATTTGCTATTATAAAAGCTTGTTCCTACCTCGACTTACCAGAGATTTCGATTTATGATCCGAAAGAAATAAGAATCTCCTCCCATGCGTTCATTCATGTTTTCGAAGAAAATGCCCCTGAATATGTTATTGTTAAATCGGGAGGTTCGTCTAGAAGTAGTTTACCATCAATTTCACGGAAAGCAAGCTCAGAATATGCCACATATCGGGAAGATAGCAGTGAAATCTtccttgaaatattcaaagaaagCAACAGCAATGATGACATTGATATTGAACCTGAAAACATGATTGCTTTTGAGGAGCCACATGAAAATAATATTAGCGATACTGGGCCACCTCAAAGGAAACGCCGGAAAAAAGTACAGTTGAACATTTCATATGAGGATGTACTTCCGGTAAGCGAAGTTGACAGGTTTTCTTTTAAGTCGAAATGTCAACAACTgatcatactttttttttcaattttgtttaaaagatGCTGAGAGatcatttcattaaaattggcGGTAGCGGTTTGTTTGGGAAGACAGAACCTTTAAGTAGGCAGAACAGGAAGTACGTTATTCAAAATGTTTGCAAGCACTTATACCAACATTGCGACAATCCCAAAGGACCTCAAAAAATAGCCTGGGCCAATGCAACAATCACTCTATTCCCCAGCCTTCGATCAAACAATCCCAAAGCTCCATACGTAAGTCAGAAGAAGCTTCTTCTGGTCACAAAATATCactaaaaagtcaattaatcGTTTGCTTTTACAGGATGATGTCTTCAATCCTATCGATCATGGAGGCTTTCTCGGCAATAGaataaaaaattccatttggagGAGGAAGTGATATGGTGTATTGTTAATTTTTTGGGATcactaaaattattgaaataaatatttaatttttaaaccgTCTTTGGATTCTTTGGATCAATTTTCAAGATGGTGATCCAACTTAACAATTTGTCCTTTATTTCAAGTCCATTAATAACTTTCCTCTTGTGTACTTGACTTTCCTCTCGCATTCGATGGTAGATCAAGAGGACTATCAATCTTCTATTATAAACGTCGTAAAGAGTAAAATAGTGAAAGTCGAGAGATTTCCTTAGTTCAATTTCTGCTACATCTCATTGATTGGACCGAAAATATTCATtcaattcattttcaaccg encodes the following:
- the LOC129807203 gene encoding uncharacterized protein LOC129807203 isoform X2 is translated as MLENWKNWCRFCAKIDISSEDGAQKMQSITNQLEVICKYLMISLLPFEGVESSICGECSSFITKANDFRNRYQKADEMFKELISRKNITQHDLESIRFKYGVDNEDVKHCPALTDTENHSVEQEQSPDPLEVQIEAPVIIKQEKSEEVLPAPRKHTDIEKTNSTRKKKKLFVVSYCEEKSYLSVPYAGTDLEYDDFVQSACSYLDLPEISIYDPKEIRISSHAFIHVFEENAPEYVIVKSGGSSRSSLPSISRKASSEYATYREDSSEIFLEIFKESNSNDDIDIEPENMIAFEEPHENNISDTGPPQRKRRKKVQLNISYEDVLPMLRDHFIKIGGSGLFGKTEPLSRQNRKYVIQNVCKHLYQHCDNPKGPQKIAWANATITLFPSLRSNNPKAPYDDVFNPIDHGGFLGNRIKNSIWRRK